The Hermetia illucens chromosome 2, iHerIll2.2.curated.20191125, whole genome shotgun sequence genomic interval TAAGGCGCTAAATGGTTTCCAAGCAGGTGGGACAGAGAACATCTGATTATCATGTGCGGATGCAGCTTATGTACTATATGACAATTCTTCGAAAAATAATTGCTTAACTCATCAAATTATCATCTCGATTAACATACGCCTAGCGGATTTGGTATGCTTCCTCTCTTTCTTCAAAGATGCTTTCAAAGAATAAGATCCTAATTTTCGTCGAATTCCCTCAGACCCTTCCTGCGGAAACAGCGGATGACCTGAATAATACCAAAAATGCTCGAATGGATATTGTGTTTTTCAATCGAGTACCGAAAACAGGGAGTCAGGCTCTTATGCAATTGGTGAAGGAGCTAACGCCGATCAACAAGATCCAAACTGCTCGTGATAAGGCTCAAAAATATGAAACGGTTATTATGGGACCATTGCATCAAATTAATGTGGCTGAGGAAGTCGCTGAACAGAAGGAACCCACGTTTTACTCAAAGCATGTGGCCTACATTAATTTCACACGGTATGAGCTGCCGAAACCGATCTACATCAATTTGGTTCGAGATCCTATCGAAAGGATCATTAGTTGGTATAACTACGTTCGTGCGCCCTGGTATTATAAGCAGCTGCAGAGTATATTCAAGGATGTCAAAATTCCAGAGAAGGAATGGATGGAGTTGGATTTTGATACGTGTGTCAGGCAAAAGAACAAATTGTGCGTATTTGAGCAAGGAGTTATCAACGATGGATCCTCTGACCACAGACGTCAAACTTTGTTCTTTTGTGGCCATAATCGCGCTGAGTGTTTGTAAGTATGGAGAGGTTGTGGTGTCGTTAAATATCTGAATCTTGTCGAGCCTGGTTTGAATTGAACGTCTTTGTTAAGCTTTCAACTATGCAATTCATAATAGAAATTTGGTCCTTTGGGTCTTTCGCGACCTGATTCAGATATTCAAGTAACCTACTACAGATCTAGACGAATTATAACATGCAAAACGCCTACCATTATTAGGCCATTTAATTCCCGCGATGTCCTTCAAAAAGCCAAGACAATTGTTGAAGAAGAGTATGCAGTAGTGGGCACTTGGGAGGAACCAAATATCACCCTTAGTGTCCTGGAGCATTACGTGCCGATGTTTTTCAAAGGAATTACAGAAGTGTATTACAGTAAGTCGAAGAGAAAGTTCCAGCGTCTGTATCTTTTACTAACAGCTTCAAAATTGCATTATCTTTagacaaaaaggagaaatttgataaAGTCAACAAAAACAGCTTAAAGAAACCTGTGAGTGACGAAGTACGCGAGATGCTACGACGGAACTTGACAAATGA includes:
- the LOC119648866 gene encoding heparan sulfate 2-O-sulfotransferase pipe isoform X3, with amino-acid sequence MSSTKKKPFSMNLRDVENFFKYRRMPYPKRSAEFIALIAVSCTLFLFLHTKSLNSRLHEMEIKLQPSELSAIGLSASNAIQSGSDSKSDLKGVHGTYQYLKSTGQTLPAETADDLNNTKNARMDIVFFNRVPKTGSQALMQLVKELTPINKIQTARDKAQKYETVIMGPLHQINVAEEVAEQKEPTFYSKHVAYINFTRYELPKPIYINLVRDPIERIISWYNYVRAPWYYKQLQSIFKDVKIPEKEWMELDFDTCVRQKNKLCVFEQGVINDGSSDHRRQTLFFCGHNRAECLPFNSRDVLQKAKTIVEEEYAVVGTWEEPNITLSVLEHYVPMFFKGITEVYYNKKEKFDKVNKNSLKKPVSDEVREMLRRNLTNEIEFYEFCKQRLHKQYKALRLN